One segment of Geomonas ferrireducens DNA contains the following:
- a CDS encoding plasma-membrane proton-efflux P-type ATPase, which yields MADRIIAQGSLTKSTESFSSLSIEDALGELRTDRANGLSVSEAEKRVKLYGRNEIPAKAESLFHRLLRRFWGPIPWMIEAAALLSALVGKWEDFTIITILLITNVLIDFLHESKALNALRVLKEKLAKNALVLRDGEFQTIDARNLVPGDIIKVKIGDLIPADIKLIEGDYILVDQSALTGESLPTSKKSGDIAYSNSVVKQGEMLGVVTNTALNTFFGKTVALVAKAQREEKSHFQKAVINIGNYLIAITVFLTAIILITAMFRHENMLEILRFVLVLTVAAIPVAMPAILSVTMAVGAMNLAKKQAVVNRLVAIEELAGVDILCSDKTGTLTQNRMTVADPVPAKGHDTDELLLCAALASREENGDPIEIPIFERLRGSAGAPGAVDNRQISFTPFDPVRKRTEALIESEESRFIVTKGAPQVVFGLCDEHFEQREMALLVEKFAEKGYRTLGVARKRLEDQFFDFVGLIPLFDPPREDSRSTIDEAKRLGLNIKMVTGDNVAIARHIAEVLGIGTEISNARELSGASTRELVLLGEVIAKAIFRQLSPEVEAEEVRRFAHSVVKNLENEFENLALPKGYVQSHESEIIALIENANGFAQVFPEDKYLIVDRLQKGTHIVGMTGDGVNDAPALKKADAGIAVSGATDAARAAADLILLAPGLSVIIDAIKGARVTFERMKSYSIYRIAETIRVILFMTASILIFNFYPVTAIMIIILAFLNDIPILAIAFDNTKVDERPIRWNMTEVLAVATVLGVLGVIASFGIFYIARVYLKLPDGAVQSFVFLKLAIAGHLTIFATRTERRFWQPPYPAPLLFWAATSTKIAATLFAVYGWFIAPIGWQYALLVWGYALAWFAVNDFVKVGVYRILRTERIIT from the coding sequence ATGGCTGATCGGATAATTGCGCAAGGCTCCCTGACTAAGAGCACCGAATCGTTTTCATCACTTTCGATCGAGGACGCTCTCGGGGAACTGAGAACAGACAGAGCAAACGGGCTTTCTGTAAGCGAGGCAGAGAAGCGGGTAAAGCTCTATGGACGCAACGAGATCCCCGCGAAAGCTGAATCTCTTTTTCACAGGTTATTGCGGCGATTTTGGGGGCCTATCCCTTGGATGATCGAAGCCGCAGCCCTCCTTTCGGCGCTGGTCGGAAAGTGGGAGGACTTCACGATCATCACCATCCTGCTCATTACCAACGTATTGATAGATTTCTTGCATGAGTCGAAGGCGCTGAACGCGCTAAGAGTACTCAAGGAAAAGCTGGCCAAAAACGCCCTTGTGCTCCGCGATGGCGAATTTCAGACCATCGATGCGAGGAACCTGGTGCCGGGAGACATTATAAAGGTCAAAATCGGTGACTTGATACCTGCGGACATAAAACTCATCGAAGGTGATTATATTCTGGTCGACCAATCGGCCCTGACAGGGGAGTCCCTTCCGACAAGCAAGAAATCTGGGGACATCGCCTACTCCAACTCGGTAGTGAAGCAGGGCGAGATGCTGGGTGTTGTCACCAACACCGCGCTCAATACCTTCTTCGGCAAGACAGTGGCGCTGGTCGCTAAAGCGCAGCGGGAAGAAAAGAGTCACTTCCAGAAGGCCGTCATCAATATCGGCAATTATCTGATCGCGATTACCGTCTTCCTGACGGCGATCATTCTGATAACAGCCATGTTTCGGCACGAGAACATGCTGGAAATCCTCCGCTTCGTCCTGGTGTTGACGGTCGCTGCAATACCAGTGGCCATGCCAGCCATCCTTTCCGTGACCATGGCGGTGGGTGCGATGAACCTTGCGAAGAAGCAAGCGGTCGTCAATCGCCTGGTCGCCATCGAAGAGTTAGCCGGGGTCGACATTCTCTGTTCCGACAAGACCGGGACCCTTACACAGAACCGGATGACGGTAGCCGATCCGGTGCCCGCCAAAGGCCACGACACCGATGAACTTCTGCTCTGCGCTGCCCTCGCCTCCCGGGAGGAAAACGGTGACCCGATCGAAATCCCCATCTTCGAACGCCTCCGGGGCAGTGCCGGCGCCCCGGGAGCCGTTGACAATCGCCAGATTTCCTTCACCCCCTTCGATCCGGTGCGCAAGAGGACCGAGGCGCTGATCGAGTCCGAAGAGAGCAGATTCATCGTCACCAAAGGGGCACCTCAGGTCGTTTTCGGACTGTGCGACGAGCATTTCGAACAGCGTGAAATGGCCCTGCTCGTCGAGAAGTTTGCCGAGAAGGGCTACCGGACCCTTGGGGTGGCCCGGAAGCGGCTGGAGGACCAATTTTTCGACTTCGTCGGACTCATCCCTCTCTTCGATCCCCCCAGGGAAGACTCACGCAGCACCATCGATGAAGCTAAGCGTCTCGGCCTGAACATCAAGATGGTTACCGGGGACAACGTCGCCATCGCACGACATATCGCCGAAGTGCTCGGCATCGGTACGGAAATTTCTAACGCCCGGGAGCTGAGCGGGGCAAGCACCCGGGAACTGGTCCTTTTGGGCGAGGTGATTGCGAAGGCCATATTCAGGCAGCTCTCTCCTGAGGTCGAGGCGGAGGAGGTGCGGCGGTTCGCCCACTCGGTGGTAAAAAACCTGGAAAACGAGTTCGAGAATCTCGCACTACCCAAGGGGTATGTCCAGAGTCATGAATCGGAGATCATCGCCCTCATTGAGAACGCCAACGGGTTCGCCCAGGTATTCCCCGAGGACAAGTACCTCATTGTGGACAGGCTGCAGAAGGGAACGCACATCGTCGGCATGACAGGCGACGGGGTAAACGACGCTCCCGCCCTGAAGAAGGCCGATGCGGGGATAGCCGTCTCTGGGGCTACGGATGCGGCCCGGGCTGCGGCCGACCTTATTCTCCTGGCACCCGGGCTGTCGGTCATCATCGACGCGATCAAGGGAGCAAGGGTCACCTTCGAAAGGATGAAGAGCTACAGCATCTACCGGATCGCCGAGACCATCCGCGTGATACTCTTCATGACTGCGTCCATCCTCATTTTCAATTTTTACCCGGTCACAGCCATCATGATCATCATCCTGGCATTTCTCAACGACATCCCGATTCTCGCCATCGCCTTCGACAACACCAAGGTTGACGAGCGTCCAATTCGCTGGAACATGACTGAGGTGCTGGCCGTAGCAACCGTGCTTGGCGTCTTGGGCGTCATCGCAAGCTTTGGGATCTTCTACATTGCCAGAGTCTACCTCAAACTTCCCGACGGCGCGGTACAAAGCTTCGTCTTCCTGAAACTTGCAATAGCCGGGCATCTGACCATTTTCGCCACCCGCACCGAGCGCCGTTTCTGGCAGCCCCCGTACCCGGCGCCCCTGCTCTTCTGGGCGGCAACCTCGACCAAGATCGCCGCTACACTCTTCGCTGTCTACGGCTGGTTCATAGCGCCCATCGGCTGGCAGTACGCACTGCTCGTCTGGGGCTACGCGCTCGCGTGGTTTGCAGTGAACGATTTCGTGAAAGTCGGGGTCTACAGGATCTTGCGCACGGAGCGGATCATCACCTGA
- a CDS encoding acetyl-CoA hydrolase/transferase C-terminal domain-containing protein: protein MSEYGTLQDRVRCKSLLKKVMTPEQTIQFFKPGMNLGWSGFTPAGYPKAVPIALADHVEKNNLQGKMRFNLFTGASVGAETEDRWASLDMLDRRWPYQTGKNIAAGINEGRIRMGDKHLSLFAQDLGYGFYTKDTETGRLDIAIIEVSAITEDGGLVPTSSCGVIPEILMVCDKIIVEVNVGQPSFEGMHDNISCMNPPNRQSLDITRADSRIGTTYVPCDPAKIVAVVESRHRDNGRAFSEQDETSEAIARNIIDFFSHEVKAGRLPKNLLPLQSGVGSIANAVIGGLAKGPFSDLSVYTEVLQDTMLDLIDSGKLNCASSCSLSLSKDEGFPRFFANMDKYSDKILLRPLSISNAPEPIRRLGVIAMNTPVEIDIYAHANSTLVGGTRMINGIGGSGDFLRNGFLKIMHTPSSRPSKTDPTGITCVVPHCSHIDHTEHDLDCVVTEQGLADLRGLAPKERAKRIIEKCAHPDYKPILTEYLEMASKECLARKVGHEPQMWDRAFKMQLNLAQNGTMKIKNWDIKIDLCA from the coding sequence ATGTCCGAATATGGAACACTGCAGGACCGCGTCCGCTGCAAGTCGCTCTTAAAAAAGGTGATGACGCCGGAACAGACCATCCAATTTTTCAAGCCCGGTATGAACCTAGGCTGGTCGGGCTTCACCCCGGCCGGCTACCCGAAAGCGGTGCCGATCGCCCTGGCCGATCACGTGGAGAAGAACAACCTCCAAGGGAAGATGCGTTTCAACCTTTTCACCGGCGCCTCCGTCGGAGCCGAGACCGAGGACCGCTGGGCGAGCCTCGACATGCTGGATCGCCGCTGGCCCTACCAGACCGGCAAGAATATCGCGGCCGGCATCAACGAGGGGAGGATCAGGATGGGCGACAAGCACCTCTCCCTCTTCGCCCAGGACCTGGGTTACGGCTTCTACACCAAGGACACCGAAACAGGCAGGCTGGACATCGCCATCATCGAGGTCTCGGCCATCACCGAGGACGGCGGCCTCGTCCCCACCTCGTCGTGCGGAGTCATCCCGGAGATCCTCATGGTGTGCGACAAGATCATCGTCGAGGTGAACGTGGGGCAGCCCTCCTTCGAAGGGATGCACGACAACATCTCCTGCATGAACCCTCCCAATCGGCAGAGCCTCGACATCACCCGCGCCGATTCGAGGATAGGGACCACGTACGTTCCGTGCGACCCCGCGAAGATCGTCGCCGTCGTCGAGTCGCGTCATCGAGACAACGGCAGGGCCTTCTCCGAACAGGACGAGACCTCCGAGGCGATCGCGCGGAACATCATCGACTTCTTCAGCCACGAGGTGAAGGCGGGGCGCCTTCCGAAAAACCTCCTGCCGCTGCAGTCCGGGGTCGGTTCCATCGCCAACGCGGTCATCGGCGGGCTCGCCAAGGGGCCCTTCAGCGACCTGAGTGTCTACACCGAGGTCCTGCAGGACACCATGCTCGACCTGATCGATTCCGGCAAGCTGAACTGCGCGTCGTCCTGCTCCCTGTCGCTTTCGAAGGATGAAGGGTTCCCGCGCTTCTTCGCGAACATGGACAAGTACTCCGACAAGATCCTGCTGCGTCCGCTTTCCATCTCGAACGCCCCGGAACCGATCCGGCGCCTCGGGGTGATCGCGATGAACACACCGGTCGAGATCGACATCTACGCCCACGCAAACTCGACCCTCGTGGGGGGGACCCGCATGATCAACGGGATCGGCGGTTCCGGTGATTTCCTGCGTAACGGCTTCCTGAAGATCATGCACACGCCGTCGAGCCGTCCCTCGAAGACCGACCCGACCGGCATCACCTGCGTCGTGCCGCATTGCTCGCACATCGACCATACCGAGCATGACCTCGATTGCGTGGTCACCGAGCAGGGGCTCGCGGACCTGAGGGGGCTTGCCCCGAAGGAACGCGCGAAGAGGATCATCGAGAAATGCGCCCATCCGGACTACAAGCCGATCCTCACCGAGTACCTGGAGATGGCGAGCAAGGAGTGTCTGGCCCGGAAGGTGGGGCACGAGCCGCAGATGTGGGACCGTGCCTTCAAGATGCAGCTGAACCTCGCCCAGAACGGGACCATGAAGATAAAGAACTGGGACATAAAGATCGATCTCTGCGCATAG
- a CDS encoding citrate (Si)-synthase, giving the protein MALKEAVRRKLDEFRPRTTRLAKEYGKVKIDEVTIEQCIGGARDIRCLVTDISYLDPQEGIRFRGKTIPETFAALPKAPGSEYPTVESFWYFLLTGEVPTQAQVDEVLADWKKRQEVPGYVFDIIRAMPRDSHPMTMLSTGIGAMQRESKFAAYYTSGSFNKLGAWEYVYEDACDIVARIPVLAAFIYNLKYRDDAPLAIDPSLDMGANFARMIGQGDEYMDVARMYFILHSDHESGNVSAHATHLVHSALSDPYLSYAAGLNGLAGPLHGRANQEVLDWTLKFQKKYCSNEEPTRELITKALWDTLNSGQVIPGYGHAVLRKTDPRYTSQREFCQKHLPEDPLFKLVSMIFEVAPGVLAEHGKTKNPWPNVDAQSGVIQWHYGVKEWDFYTVLFGVGRALGCMANLTWDRGLGYAIERPKSVTTSMLEKWAAEGGRS; this is encoded by the coding sequence ATGGCTCTAAAGGAAGCCGTCAGGCGAAAGCTCGACGAGTTCAGGCCGAGGACCACCCGGCTGGCGAAAGAGTACGGCAAGGTGAAGATCGACGAAGTGACCATCGAACAGTGCATCGGCGGGGCGCGGGACATCCGCTGCCTGGTAACCGACATTTCATATCTCGACCCGCAGGAAGGGATCCGTTTCCGCGGCAAGACCATTCCGGAGACCTTCGCGGCCCTCCCCAAGGCCCCCGGTTCCGAGTACCCGACCGTGGAATCGTTCTGGTATTTCCTCCTTACCGGCGAGGTGCCGACGCAGGCACAGGTGGACGAGGTGCTCGCGGATTGGAAGAAGCGCCAGGAGGTGCCGGGGTACGTTTTCGACATCATCAGGGCCATGCCGCGCGACAGCCACCCGATGACCATGCTTTCCACCGGTATCGGTGCCATGCAGCGGGAATCGAAGTTCGCCGCCTACTACACCTCGGGGAGTTTCAACAAGCTCGGCGCGTGGGAGTACGTCTACGAGGACGCGTGCGACATCGTCGCCCGCATTCCGGTGCTGGCAGCCTTCATCTACAACCTGAAGTACCGTGACGACGCACCGCTCGCGATCGACCCGTCGCTCGACATGGGAGCGAACTTCGCCCGCATGATCGGCCAGGGTGACGAGTACATGGATGTGGCACGCATGTACTTCATCCTCCACTCCGACCACGAGTCCGGCAACGTTTCCGCTCATGCCACCCATCTCGTGCACTCGGCGCTCTCCGACCCGTACCTCTCCTATGCCGCCGGGCTGAACGGGCTGGCAGGTCCGCTCCACGGCCGCGCCAATCAGGAGGTGCTCGACTGGACCTTGAAGTTCCAAAAGAAATACTGCAGCAACGAGGAGCCGACCCGCGAGCTCATCACCAAGGCGCTCTGGGACACCCTGAATTCCGGCCAAGTCATCCCGGGGTACGGCCACGCGGTGCTCAGGAAAACCGACCCGCGCTACACCTCGCAGCGGGAGTTCTGCCAGAAACACCTCCCGGAGGACCCGCTTTTCAAGCTGGTTTCCATGATCTTCGAGGTGGCCCCGGGGGTGCTCGCCGAGCACGGCAAGACCAAGAACCCCTGGCCCAACGTGGACGCACAGTCCGGCGTCATCCAGTGGCATTACGGGGTGAAGGAGTGGGACTTCTATACCGTGCTCTTCGGAGTAGGGCGCGCGCTCGGGTGCATGGCCAACCTCACCTGGGATCGCGGGCTTGGATACGCCATAGAGCGGCCGAAGTCGGTGACCACCTCGATGCTTGAGAAGTGGGCCGCGGAAGGCGGCCGCAGCTAG
- a CDS encoding bifunctional 2-methylcitrate dehydratase/aconitate hydratase → MTVTEETNSTAEINVRPSADLEMIAIARYIKEATITSEEAYRTAALSLMDAMGCAVLASRFSDCTKLLGPVAPDTVVPHGCRVPGTRFELDPVSGAFNIGTLIRWLDYNDTWLAAEWGHPSDNLGGILAVADHLSRRRVAEGMAPLTMRDVLTAMIKAHEIQGCLALENSLNAVGLDHVALVKVATAAVVTDLLGGTLEQVVDAVSQAWVDGQSLRIYRQAPNTGSRKSWGAGDATSRGVWLALLTMRGEAGYPGALSAKGWGFYDVCFRGEPFRFQRPYESYVMENVLFKVAYPAEFHAQSALEAAIRLHPEVKGRLSEIERVEIRTHRAALRIISKTGELHNPADRDHCLQYITAVGLIFGGLTATDYLDERAADPRIDDLRRKMAVTEEERYSLDYLDPQKRSIASSVQIFYRDGGQSEEVEVEYPLGHRRRRAEALPLILRKLDDNLATLPGERAAGVMELSRDRQRLEETPVNDFMALFTV, encoded by the coding sequence ATGACGGTAACTGAGGAAACCAACAGCACCGCTGAGATCAATGTACGGCCTTCGGCCGACCTGGAAATGATCGCCATCGCCCGCTACATCAAAGAGGCGACCATCACCAGCGAGGAAGCCTACCGGACTGCGGCCCTTAGCCTGATGGACGCCATGGGATGCGCCGTCCTCGCGTCAAGGTTCTCCGACTGCACGAAGCTCCTCGGGCCGGTGGCGCCGGATACGGTGGTGCCGCACGGATGCCGTGTGCCGGGAACCCGCTTCGAACTCGATCCCGTGAGCGGCGCCTTCAACATCGGCACCTTGATCAGGTGGCTCGACTACAACGACACTTGGCTTGCCGCTGAATGGGGGCATCCGTCCGACAACCTCGGAGGAATCCTGGCCGTCGCCGATCACCTGAGCCGGAGAAGGGTAGCTGAAGGGATGGCCCCCCTCACCATGCGCGACGTCTTGACCGCGATGATCAAGGCGCATGAAATCCAGGGGTGCCTCGCGCTGGAAAACAGCTTGAACGCCGTCGGGCTCGACCACGTGGCGCTTGTGAAGGTGGCGACCGCCGCGGTGGTGACCGATCTCTTGGGGGGAACGCTCGAACAGGTGGTCGACGCGGTTTCCCAGGCGTGGGTGGACGGCCAGAGCCTAAGGATCTACCGCCAGGCGCCCAACACGGGATCGCGCAAATCCTGGGGGGCGGGGGACGCAACGAGCCGGGGCGTGTGGCTCGCGCTTTTGACCATGCGGGGTGAAGCCGGGTACCCGGGGGCGCTCTCTGCCAAGGGGTGGGGCTTCTACGACGTATGTTTCCGAGGAGAACCTTTCCGTTTCCAACGCCCGTACGAAAGCTACGTGATGGAAAACGTCCTTTTCAAAGTGGCCTACCCCGCGGAGTTCCATGCCCAGAGCGCGCTCGAGGCGGCGATCAGGCTGCACCCTGAGGTGAAGGGGCGGCTCTCCGAGATCGAGCGGGTGGAGATCCGCACCCATCGCGCGGCGCTCCGGATCATCAGCAAGACGGGAGAGCTGCATAACCCCGCCGACCGAGACCACTGCCTCCAGTACATCACCGCGGTCGGCCTCATCTTCGGCGGACTCACGGCGACCGACTACCTGGACGAAAGGGCTGCCGATCCTCGCATCGACGACCTCAGGCGGAAGATGGCGGTTACCGAGGAGGAGCGTTACAGCCTCGACTATCTGGACCCTCAGAAGCGCTCGATCGCGAGTTCGGTGCAGATCTTTTACCGGGACGGAGGGCAAAGCGAGGAGGTGGAGGTGGAGTACCCGCTCGGTCACCGGCGTCGGCGCGCCGAGGCCTTGCCGCTCATCCTCAGGAAACTCGACGATAACCTCGCCACCCTTCCCGGGGAACGGGCCGCAGGCGTCATGGAACTGAGCCGCGACCGGCAGCGCCTCGAGGAGACCCCCGTCAACGACTTCATGGCACTTTTTACCGTTTGA
- the prpB gene encoding methylisocitrate lyase: MAASVTAGTKLRAAIEQERPLQIVGAVNAYCAMLAEAAGHRALYLSGAGVANASYGCPDLGITCLDDVLEDARRITGACELPLLVDIDTGWGSPFTIARAVREMTRAGVAAIHIEDQVFPKRCGHRPNKSVVEREKMVDRIKAAVDAKADASFIIMARTDALACEGIDSAIERASLYVEAGADAIFAEAATDLEQYRRFAEAVPVPILANITEGGRTPLFTAKELSAVGVAMVLYPLSAFRAMSKVASLVYETIHCTGTQRDLLGLMQSREELYRVLGYREYEERLDRLMKGRGDDGN; the protein is encoded by the coding sequence ATGGCGGCATCCGTCACCGCGGGAACGAAGCTTCGAGCGGCCATAGAGCAGGAGCGGCCGCTGCAGATCGTTGGCGCCGTCAACGCCTACTGCGCCATGCTCGCCGAGGCGGCGGGGCACCGGGCCCTCTACCTCTCTGGGGCGGGCGTCGCCAACGCCTCCTACGGCTGTCCCGATCTGGGAATAACCTGCCTCGATGATGTCCTGGAAGACGCCCGCCGGATCACCGGCGCCTGCGAACTCCCGCTATTGGTGGACATCGACACGGGGTGGGGGTCGCCCTTCACGATAGCTCGTGCGGTAAGAGAGATGACCCGGGCGGGCGTCGCCGCAATTCATATCGAGGACCAGGTCTTCCCCAAACGCTGCGGACACCGCCCCAACAAGAGCGTGGTCGAAAGGGAAAAGATGGTCGACCGGATCAAGGCGGCGGTGGATGCCAAAGCGGATGCTTCCTTCATCATCATGGCGCGCACCGACGCCCTCGCCTGCGAGGGGATCGATTCAGCCATCGAGCGCGCCTCCCTTTACGTGGAGGCAGGCGCGGACGCGATCTTCGCCGAGGCGGCGACCGACCTGGAACAGTACCGGAGGTTCGCCGAAGCGGTGCCGGTGCCCATTCTCGCCAACATCACCGAGGGAGGGCGGACGCCGCTCTTCACGGCGAAGGAACTCTCGGCGGTCGGGGTCGCCATGGTTCTCTACCCCCTCAGTGCCTTCCGGGCCATGAGCAAGGTAGCCTCGCTGGTCTACGAGACCATCCATTGCACCGGTACCCAGCGCGATCTGCTCGGGTTGATGCAGTCACGCGAGGAGCTGTACCGGGTCCTCGGATACCGGGAGTACGAGGAGAGGCTGGACCGGCTCATGAAGGGGAGGGGAGATGACGGTAACTGA
- a CDS encoding GntR family transcriptional regulator: MNESLTEAETSSLSLSDRIFEQLQTAIVKGAIPAGSKISEPELAKTFGISRGTLREALSRLEERYLVVRSPNLGARVVTLSYEELIDIYQVREALGGMACGLAAVNMTDEEIADLGRLLDDHEKSIREDQGLSYYQQEGEFDFHYRILLGSRNRKVISILEGGLYQLMRMYRYQFSTSSPRPLLALKEHRRIVEALAERDAELADLLMRRHISAARKSIEERRRQSLEQKG; the protein is encoded by the coding sequence ATGAATGAATCACTAACCGAGGCGGAAACTTCGTCGCTTTCGTTATCGGATCGAATTTTCGAGCAACTGCAGACCGCCATCGTGAAGGGGGCGATCCCTGCCGGGAGCAAGATTTCGGAACCGGAACTGGCAAAGACGTTCGGGATAAGCCGGGGGACCCTGCGCGAGGCGCTCAGCAGGCTGGAGGAAAGGTACCTGGTGGTCCGGTCTCCGAACCTTGGGGCTCGGGTGGTGACCCTGTCGTACGAGGAACTGATCGACATCTATCAGGTCCGCGAGGCGCTTGGGGGGATGGCCTGCGGGCTGGCGGCGGTGAACATGACCGACGAGGAGATCGCCGACCTCGGGCGGCTGCTGGACGACCACGAAAAGAGCATCCGGGAGGACCAGGGGCTTTCCTACTACCAGCAGGAGGGGGAGTTCGACTTCCATTACCGCATTCTCCTCGGGAGCCGCAACCGCAAGGTGATCAGCATCCTCGAAGGGGGGCTTTACCAACTGATGCGGATGTATCGCTACCAGTTCAGCACGTCGAGCCCGCGTCCCCTCCTGGCCCTCAAGGAACACCGCCGGATCGTGGAGGCGCTCGCCGAGCGGGACGCCGAGCTTGCCGACCTCCTGATGAGACGCCACATCAGCGCGGCGCGCAAAAGCATCGAAGAAAGGCGCCGGCAGTCACTGGAACAGAAGGGGTAA
- a CDS encoding GAF domain-containing sensor histidine kinase, translating into MNGKEARDVQEHVADPTRLAALRAVALLDTPAEEAFDRLTRLAARFTGAPAALVSLIDSDRQFFKSCLGLPEPWQSRRETPLSHSFCQYNRIAKTPLIIKDAREHPLFKDNLAIRDLNVIAYLGIPLTSADGYILGSFCVLDGKPREWTGEQISVVEDLAAAVMTEIQLRSEIVTRRLAERQMKERNAELSTAYGQLELESAERLQVAERLRQMDRMLIQQGRLAAMGELISNIAHQWRQPLNVLALLAQDLPITLRLGELTEEYLDTKVEKMMDAIMQMSQTIDKFRSFFTPVAEKSRFSVLEAVEKTVSLVDISLHEVQIRIEVTSSAQPQIEGYPNEYAQVLLNLLINARDAFVAAKPPKPTIRIHVGEENGRSVVTVSDNAGGVPEEILERYSILTSPPKGRKGRGSAFTWRR; encoded by the coding sequence ATGAACGGTAAAGAAGCTAGGGACGTTCAGGAACACGTAGCAGACCCGACTAGGCTCGCGGCCTTGCGTGCCGTCGCCCTGCTCGACACACCCGCCGAGGAGGCGTTCGACAGGCTGACCAGGCTCGCGGCTCGCTTCACCGGAGCCCCGGCCGCCCTGGTCTCCCTAATCGATTCGGATCGCCAGTTCTTCAAAAGCTGCCTGGGACTTCCAGAGCCGTGGCAGTCACGGCGCGAGACCCCTCTTTCCCATTCCTTCTGCCAGTACAACCGCATCGCCAAGACCCCACTCATCATTAAGGACGCGCGCGAGCATCCACTTTTCAAGGACAACCTCGCCATTCGCGACCTGAACGTGATTGCCTACCTCGGCATCCCCCTAACCAGTGCGGACGGCTACATCCTAGGCTCTTTCTGCGTCCTTGACGGGAAGCCCAGAGAGTGGACCGGCGAGCAGATCTCCGTAGTGGAGGATCTGGCCGCTGCCGTGATGACAGAAATTCAGCTCAGGTCGGAGATCGTGACCCGGCGCCTGGCCGAGCGGCAGATGAAGGAGAGAAACGCCGAGCTCAGTACCGCTTACGGACAGCTGGAGCTCGAGAGTGCCGAGCGGTTGCAGGTCGCGGAGCGCCTGAGACAGATGGACCGGATGCTGATCCAGCAGGGGCGCCTGGCGGCCATGGGGGAGCTGATCAGCAACATCGCGCACCAGTGGCGCCAGCCGCTGAACGTGCTCGCCCTTCTGGCACAGGACCTTCCCATCACCCTGCGGCTCGGTGAGCTGACCGAGGAATACCTGGACACGAAGGTGGAGAAGATGATGGATGCGATCATGCAGATGTCGCAGACCATCGACAAGTTCAGGAGCTTTTTCACCCCCGTAGCGGAAAAATCGAGGTTCTCCGTGCTGGAGGCGGTGGAGAAAACCGTTTCCCTGGTGGATATAAGCCTGCACGAGGTGCAGATCAGGATCGAGGTCACCTCCTCGGCGCAGCCGCAGATCGAGGGGTACCCCAACGAGTACGCGCAGGTGCTCTTGAACCTTCTCATCAACGCGCGGGACGCTTTCGTGGCGGCGAAGCCGCCAAAGCCGACGATCCGGATCCACGTGGGCGAAGAGAACGGCCGGTCGGTGGTGACCGTCTCCGACAACGCCGGGGGGGTGCCGGAGGAGATCCTCGAAAGGTATTCGATCCTTACTTCACCACCAAAGGGCCGCAAGGGGCGGGGATCGGCCTTTACATGGCGAAGATGA
- a CDS encoding GSU3128 family (seleno)protein, translating to MKIRKKILDFEYEEVLEEKYRELIRVACAVAVGCPDULKKHFAVAKNAGATEAELNEAMAYGIIAPSGRAKNFVRSQEEALKEL from the coding sequence ATGAAGATCCGCAAGAAGATTCTCGATTTCGAGTACGAGGAAGTCCTCGAGGAGAAGTACCGCGAGCTGATCCGCGTGGCATGCGCCGTAGCGGTCGGCTGCCCGGACTGACTCAAGAAGCATTTCGCGGTCGCGAAAAATGCAGGCGCCACCGAGGCGGAGCTGAACGAGGCCATGGCCTACGGCATCATCGCCCCTTCCGGAAGGGCGAAGAACTTCGTGCGCAGCCAGGAAGAAGCCCTGAAGGAACTGTAA